The following are encoded in a window of Candidatus Rokuibacteriota bacterium genomic DNA:
- a CDS encoding YgiT-type zinc finger protein — MKCSIKDCSGEYEERKIVHTVRHHGHVVVIDGVPAEVCSVCG; from the coding sequence ATGAAGTGTTCGATCAAGGATTGCTCAGGAGAGTACGAGGAGAGGAAGATCGTCCACACTGTCCGACATCACGGGCATGTTGTAGTCATCGATGGCGTTCCGGCAGAGGTGTGTTCGGTGTGCGGAGA